One genomic region from Reichenbachiella ulvae encodes:
- a CDS encoding FecR family protein, producing the protein MAEQNEIDQILNQWVQGQLSDEQVSEIIGKEDMLKYQQILFEVDSWVPSKEETVFDPKEVMNRPKANEGKVVSMFGWKRMAVAASIVLVLAVSFLYLGKREKTYYTSFGETKRVELPDGSFATLSSHSQIAWDSKDWDTGYRKVRLKGRGFFEVKSGETFSVVSEQGQVEVLGTQFDVADYKDGFLVRCFEGKVRATEKLGSSQLVTAGEAVLFHEGDWEKKEALTNAKPSWLEAKPKYENIPLGLLIEEIESIYGVKVVTKDVNLNRRFTGSIPTDDLKLALEIVFGTLDIKYEIKEQKVILTK; encoded by the coding sequence ATGGCAGAGCAAAACGAAATAGACCAGATACTAAACCAATGGGTTCAGGGCCAGCTGAGCGATGAGCAGGTCAGCGAAATCATAGGAAAAGAGGATATGCTTAAGTACCAGCAGATACTTTTCGAAGTGGATAGCTGGGTGCCCAGTAAGGAAGAAACTGTTTTCGATCCTAAGGAAGTAATGAATAGACCCAAAGCGAATGAAGGGAAAGTGGTGTCAATGTTTGGGTGGAAGCGAATGGCAGTGGCCGCTTCCATAGTATTGGTTCTGGCAGTTAGTTTCTTATATCTCGGCAAACGAGAAAAAACCTACTATACCAGTTTTGGTGAGACCAAACGTGTCGAACTGCCCGATGGATCCTTTGCCACCCTATCTTCTCATTCACAGATTGCCTGGGACAGCAAGGATTGGGATACTGGCTATCGTAAAGTCCGCTTGAAAGGAAGAGGATTCTTTGAGGTCAAATCAGGGGAGACTTTTAGCGTGGTGAGCGAACAGGGGCAGGTTGAGGTTTTGGGGACACAGTTCGATGTGGCTGATTACAAAGATGGCTTTTTGGTCCGTTGTTTTGAAGGTAAGGTACGTGCCACGGAGAAGCTCGGTAGTTCGCAACTCGTGACAGCTGGAGAGGCCGTGCTGTTTCATGAAGGAGATTGGGAAAAGAAAGAAGCCCTTACCAACGCTAAGCCTTCGTGGCTAGAAGCGAAACCAAAATATGAAAACATACCTCTAGGACTGCTGATCGAAGAAATCGAATCGATCTATGGAGTCAAAGTGGTAACAAAAGACGTCAACCTAAACCGTAGATTCACAGGATCTATTCCAACCGATGACCTAAAACTTGCATTGGAAATTGTATTTGGTACGCTGGATATCAAATATGAAATCAAAGAACAAAAAGTCATTTTGACGAAGTAA
- a CDS encoding RNA polymerase sigma factor → MKDKSVCEEHGFLHIHQEQSVPLRNFLYYRFGSLEKAKDCAQEAFIRLWENCSKVSFDKAKSYLFTIANRIFLDDASHQKVVLKFEKREASTDVRMENNPEFLYRGEEFKAELEAAVSSLPDKQRTVFLMSRIDKTPNKEIAEALDVSIKTVEKHMTSALKSLRESLDELNHYKI, encoded by the coding sequence ATGAAGGACAAATCCGTCTGTGAAGAACATGGGTTCTTGCACATACATCAGGAACAATCTGTTCCATTAAGAAATTTTCTTTACTACCGATTTGGTAGCCTGGAAAAGGCCAAAGACTGTGCGCAAGAAGCTTTCATTCGTCTTTGGGAAAACTGCAGCAAGGTGAGCTTCGACAAAGCGAAGAGCTACCTTTTTACCATAGCCAACCGAATATTTCTGGATGATGCGAGCCACCAAAAAGTGGTACTGAAATTCGAAAAGAGGGAAGCCAGCACGGATGTTCGAATGGAAAACAACCCAGAGTTTCTTTATCGTGGAGAAGAATTTAAAGCAGAACTGGAGGCGGCAGTCTCTAGCCTTCCGGACAAACAACGCACCGTATTTCTCATGAGCCGCATTGACAAAACCCCTAACAAGGAAATCGCTGAGGCGCTGGATGTTTCCATAAAAACGGTAGAGAAACACATGACCTCCGCACTCAAGTCCCTGAGAGAGAGTCTGGACGAATTGAATCATTACAAAATTTAG